The Vigna angularis cultivar LongXiaoDou No.4 chromosome 9, ASM1680809v1, whole genome shotgun sequence DNA window AGTCTCTGTCAAGAAAGGTTTAATGAAGCATAGGAAATTGCAACATCAAAACGTTAGCTCTAGGGGGTTGAGATCCCACATTAAGAGATATGGCTATTATAGTGTTTATAAGGCTTGGGTTATCCTGACATTACAAGCCAATTAATTGTGTGGGGTTGAATTACACACATTGTCCTTAATCTAAAGATGATATCAAAGCTTGTCTTTAGATCTAATGTCACACTTTAGGTCTATCGCCTTGGGTGTATGTTGGAAAGTTCCCTTGATTGCAGTCACCCCTAACCTTCCTTAATTGTGGCCCATTAAAGTTGGCTGTCAATGTCTCAAAAAATGCTACCTGTGGAGGGTGGTTGATCAAAAGGCTGGGTGAAGCATTTTATGGTACCAACTTCTGAGATGGTGACTGGTGGTTATATAGTACATGAATAACAAGTTCCTCCATATGACATATTTCTTATCATGGTAGTCGGATTCCGAATCATATCCCGTATCGGAGagcttaaattttgaattgtattgtGAATCGTACTAttcataaacattttataaatattaaaaaaaaatgtaacatatacttaaatatataagatatataaatatGCAAAGAGACAATTAATTACCAAACAACCTCATAGTCAAATAGAGTGGTTGTATGTATGTGTATTTACCACATAGTTTCACAATTTCAGCAACACAGccttaaaaaaaatgtggttGCTGCATAAGATGCCTTTAACTTGTAGTCTATTTGGTGGAATACTTTCAAAATAGTTCCAAGTAATATCAACCTCTCTTTTTGATTTACCCATGTTTGAAGCAAATGCATAACCAACACAAAGCTAAAACATTGCACAAAAACGTGAGAAACCTCCCTGCACAGAACAGAGAACCACTGCACCACCATTGCACCACCGTGCAACCACCACTGCACTGCATACGCTAGATGCATGAACGCAGCGAACAAATGAACAGATAATCATTGGCGTGTGCAAAATGAGAGATGAGAGACGAGAGAGGAGAAACGTGATTCAAAGAGAGATGAACCTTAGTCGGTTACAAGGGCGCGGAAAAACAAAAGGaggaaaattagggtttcaaattggGCTGGTCAACCTGACCTGGTTTAGAAACCCATATTGACCAATATTGCGAATCGAATCATGATTCGTGCGATTCTCGATTCAAGCAAGATTTGGGAGCAAAAACGATTCATTCCACAATTCATATTGCGGAGTAGCTGAATCGTATCGTTCTATTTGTATTGTTAATCGTACTATACTTATATGTTTTACAAAAAGGTTAATCTGTCCATACAAGGTCCAAAATTTCCTATAACAAACGTCCTTCCTTCAGAAGCTGACACCTGGCAGCTTGTTGAATTTAGGACTCCCCCAATCGTAGGAGTAGGTTCCCAAGGTTTGAACTCGGTAAGTTGGGTTCATTGCAAGGTTCTGATACCATTGTCACGAAAAGGTTAACCCGTCCATACAAAGCCCATAATTTCCTATAACTAACATAATACAATGGTTCTTATATCTCTCATATTTCCAAAAATTCTGAAAATCCCAACATACATTAACCGGAGATATGACTAAAGTAGTGTTTGTAATACTCAGGCAGTTCTCATCTCGCAAAATGTTTTTACTGAATTGAGTTACacttcaaatttatataatgaCTCTACGTTCTTTTCACGTATTGTTTGGCTTGTTATTAACATTGTGggatttttgttttctgaatGTGCTCTCAGGTTATTGCTGTTGCTAAATCTTCAGACATAGTGCTGATGGTTCTTGATGCTTCCAAAGTAAGTGTCGTTTTACATTTTCTAGTGCAGTCTTTCTCTCTTTATGTCGTTAGTATTTCTAGTTGATAAAATGATATGTGGGTCAATGCAGCAAACTATTATTTCAGCTACAGATACTAAGTAGCTAGGAATGTGTTAGCTCAAACATTATCATTTAAAATACCCAACAGGTTCTCCGAGAACTAAGCTAGTTGCTTTTTTCATTATACAATTTTGCTCACTGGCACTGccacttttattttttctttgtatatatatattcactagCAATTCTCTGCCATCCTATTACGTCAGATAATAATGCATAGTGTTTCCTACCTTGTGTTCCACGGAGTGAATAATAAATGTGAGTTCtacatattttcaatttttttcttttcttctcattCCTGTAAAAGGCCTCCTACCATGCAAAGGGTACAGCAGCATACCACAATGCTCGTGTGTCTACTCACTATAAATTAATGTTGCATGCAAAATTGATTCGGTCACGTTTAGAtagattaattatgtttaaatttgaaattcagaACTTTCAATTTTCAAGCCATGACCTTTTATTTGTGTTTCCAATGTGTCAGAGTGAGGGTCATAGGCAAATATTGACCAAAGAGCTGGAAGCAGTAGGCTTGCGATTAAACAAGAGACCACCTCAGGTAAGATTGTGTGCCAATATGTTGGAATGTGTCATGAAACATGTATTATATACAGCATATAGGACCAAGttggatttttatgtttttgtcaTCACTTTCTCATTAATTTGGAGCTTTATGTTTCTTGgaagatatattttaaaaagaaaaagacggGAGGCATTTCATTCAATAGCACTTTGCCTTTGACTCATGTCGATGAGAAGCTGTGTTATCAGATCCTGCATGAGTACAAGATTCACAATGCAGAGGTATACCTCAAACTTTAAAGTATGCAATTCCTTCTGCGGACCTGTAATCATGGAACAATATGATCATATGCAGTTGTAATTATCAGATTGTGTAGGCTAGTCTTGATTAACTGACTTATATCACTGATGGAATCTCATCGTgttgataattttgtaatttccattactattttttttggtGAATTACCACATTTACTATAATTTCATTGATATTGGATTTCTATTACCAACGTATGTAAAGGGAGTTAACTGACAATTTGACTTTCAGATCCTTTTCCGTGAGGATGCTACAGTAGATGATCTCATAGATGTCATTGAAGGAAACCGAAAATACATGAAGTGTGTATATGTGTACAACAAGATAGACGTCATTGGTATTGATGATGTGGACAGATTAGCTCGACAACCCAATTCTGTTGTCATTAGCTGCAATTTGAAGGTGGGTTAACATTTTCACTGTCTGAAGAAGAATGAGATACCATAAGGATTTAGCAATTccgtttttattttctttttgtcccTTTCAATATTTctaacacaatttattttttctcagcTGAACTTAGACAGACTACTTGCAAGGATGTGGGACGAAATGGGTCTGGTTAGAGTTTACACAAAACCACAAGGCCAGCAACCAGATTTCTCTGATCCTGTGGTTCTTTCTGCTGTATGTTGCATTATCTTTATCTGTCCCTTATTCTATTTAAACTAGCTTGAAAACCTTTGGCTCCTATGTTTTTTAATCCTGCAATCTATCAGAGATATCACTTTCTCTGGCAAAATATGTTTTAGGATAGAGGAGGCTGCACTGTAGAAGATTTTTGCAACCATATTCACAGAAGTTTGGTGAAGGATGTCAAATATGTTCTGGTCTGGGGTGCTAGTGCAAGACACTACCCACAACATTGCGGTCTTAGTCATAATCTTCGTGACGAAGATGTGGTTCAAATTGTTAAGAAAAAGGTAAGAAAAGCCACCCTTCATCTTGTTTTCTGCTGTCTTACTGATGCTTCAACATTGTTCAAATTCTGTTATTGCTACTCGCTAAACACCTGTATATCTGTGTTGTTGAGAGATTAAATGTGACATTATAATATGTATATGTGTGTCTGTATGTGTAAGTACATAATATGCGTGTATCTATGTATTGTTCAGGAAAAGGAGGAGGGAGGAAGGGGAAGATTTAAATCACATTCCAATGCACCTGCTCGGATATCTGACAGAGAGAAGAAGGCACCACTGAAGACATAATGTGTTATGTGAGACTACCTGTGATTTCATTGATTTGCCTGGTGGATGGGAAAAATGACCAGAGTTGATGATACATCCAAATCAAAGGTGATAGCTCCTCCAACATAGGGTTGAATTTTCCTATGTTTTTTGCCACCCAAGTGTTGTAACACCACCCCTCCCCtgaaaaaatagtttttgtcTATTATGAAGTGTGCGTCTATGACTTGAAGAGAAGCAGAAAGTAAAGGAAACGGGCACTGCATCTTAACAATTTTTGCATTGTTTTGATTATGGATAATAATTAGATGTAGGACTATAGGTACTGTTGGTGTTATTTTCTGATGAGATCTGaagtttcatttttataattaatacgTGATAacatttaagataaaattagttataaaatatttttatgaaactTTAGATGAAAGTATACATTAATTTACTATTACGTATATaagattaattataattttaagttaCCTAAAATAAACGAagtaaatgtaataaaatatagagTTCAAGTGCCTAAAAAAGTTAGTCATAAGGATGGCAAAATGAGTCAAGTTCGAGGAACTATGGtttgttaaataaaaacaaagagaaaaatgaaaccCTTGAAGAGACTAGTAAAATGGACTTTCTAGCTTAGTAAAATGGACATTATAGTTAGTTTTTCTTAATCTTAAGACTTATAAAGATAAGAAACCTAACATATTCTTTGATTGGTTTTTTAGATTGTtgtacaataaataatttaatctacctattaataatagaaaagaataatctctttagaaaaaaaaaataataacattttggTAAACTCTGAACAATAAAATTACAGAAGTGTTATCGTTTAGTAGTAGGAACAACCTTTTAAAGATTTAGTTggtgaagaaaaagttgtaataaaaaaaaacgtgaATCAATAACTAAATTATTCGAATAATGTTTTAGACCTTATGTccaaaaaagttaattaaaatagaaaaaaattgcaTAGATATATTGaggttttaaaaattaaatatgatattatgtCCCCTTAAAACcaatatataaactaaactatttttccCAAAATAGCTTTAAGCCATAAGATTTAGGAGTGATGTTGAATTAgacattgaaaatattaaaagaaatttagaaaGTTTAAGTTTAGAATAGTTGTTTGTGAACACCTTAgaatattatgaaattaatacTGTAACAGCTCAAAAATAGTATTAACAGTACTATTAAATGAAATGCACCTATACTATAGTAGCATTTGGCAAAACAAAATAGCTACTCGTGTATATCACCTACGTTATTCTATACTCTTGTGAAAATTCACTGTCATAATATATCAACAATAATATCAAAACAAAACCCATAGGTAAGCTAGAGATAATTTGAATCTtacaagttttaaataaattaaaataataattaaaatttaaatcacaCATAGTCATCATCCAAACTTATTATTTgttatcattaatattaaattcataGCATTGTCTATACAAAACAATATTTACGATTCATAATCTCTTCTCTGTAACTGATGTATTGACTAAAGAGTAAATTCTACTTCTAATGAGTTTGACTATTGCAAATACTTTATAAGAATTTCATCGACTCTTACAACTAACATTTTTTCTCTATTTGATTTTAAGGATTAATAGAGTTgtaataatcttattttatcaATACATCTCACACAAACCAATACGATGATGTTCCTTTAGATATAATTAACTTTACAACTTTTACCTATAAATTTTGTACCAATATAAGTTTACTCtatgtgtgaaaaaaaaatcgtaaaaataaactttgtacaaaatttattttgtacaatTTTATGTACAATGTGTGAAGAAGACCTAGTAAATGTTACTTTCTATTTTTGGCTcaattctaataataaaaaaaaattactaactTATCCCATAAAATCATTTGTTCTTGATTAATTTCTAAGTTCTCACGTATATACAATCATAAGTGTAATATTTCATGGATCAATTAAAAAGTTGGTGGTATAATTTAcctagaagaaaaataattagtgTTAAAATAGATTATAGTAACTTTATTATATaccataattcaaaattttgtaatggatgcaaatatatttatagaaagGGTTTCAagtctattaaatatttttgtaattcttaataaaaatgtataatatatattacaaatatattataaaaattgttgtaACTTATATTGGACAACAATGTCCCATTACAAATGTTATATTATCAAAAGTAATTCTTAAAGAAGACATCATGTATGAAATTTGGGGAAATTAAAGAATGTAATCTTTTATCCACCTGAGTAATTAAATATCACCAATCATTATTTAATATCTGTCACAAATTTTACTATAtacgatttttttttatcatctaattttaattacacTAGCAAAACCACATTATAAAGAAGTATGGtatcagaaaaacaaaaatagctGCAGTTCTAGTCATTGCCGACTCAAAAGAAGAATAGAAGAAAAATCGAAAGAAGTCGTCTCAATATAGTatttaaaaagatgaaaaagtatAACCAAATTCTAATAACTATTTGAAAATAATGGAATGATCTTtatagaatatttaattaataataaaagtgcATTGCAAtcttatttaagttttaaaataagtttgaaattttgagGATCTTCACAACCTCTTAAAAGCCAATTTTAATTAGAGCAAAAAGctaataacagaaaaataaaactaaaaagcaAGAGTTTCAGTTCTGCAAGAAACGGTTCAAAACAACTTGCAACGAATCTAACAATAAAGtcaaatattaaagttttaataatgCAAAAAATCTACTCCAAATTTATTGGTCAAATTTTAACCACtccttttctttaaatctttaaataatttaatgttatacAGATTTAAGCTACCTAATTGAAAGAGACTTTTCATACGTTTGTGttgattattttgaattttaaaatcttatttgaagtttccaaattattaaaaaatatttctcttaTATCTCAAAGTTctgtaaaacattttttttaaatttatctacaaatttttattttacttaagtTTAATTTTCTGTCTCCCAATTTTATCTAAATATGATTATGTACACGACTTATTGCTCAGATATATTGATATGTAAATTATAACAATCagaacaaaatatatacacaaattTTTGTTGGGATAAATTTTATTCGTGTATTACTAGATGGATCATTAGCTTCATATAGAACATTAAGCCTGTTTTCTAaatttgggaaaattattttttatattttagtaaaagaTACAGATTAATGCAGGCAACAACAAGCACAAAACTCTGAAGTTGT harbors:
- the LOC108319305 gene encoding developmentally-regulated G-protein 2, encoding MGIIEKIKEIEAEMARTQKNKATEYHLGQLKAKIAKLRTQLLEPPKGSSGGGEGFEVTKFGHGRVALIGFPSVGKSTLLTMLTGTHSEAASYEFTTLTCIPGIIHYNDTKIQLLDLPGIIEGASEGKGRGRQVIAVAKSSDIVLMVLDASKSEGHRQILTKELEAVGLRLNKRPPQIYFKKKKTGGISFNSTLPLTHVDEKLCYQILHEYKIHNAEILFREDATVDDLIDVIEGNRKYMKCVYVYNKIDVIGIDDVDRLARQPNSVVISCNLKLNLDRLLARMWDEMGLVRVYTKPQGQQPDFSDPVVLSADRGGCTVEDFCNHIHRSLVKDVKYVLVWGASARHYPQHCGLSHNLRDEDVVQIVKKKEKEEGGRGRFKSHSNAPARISDREKKAPLKT